A stretch of the Acyrthosiphon pisum isolate AL4f chromosome A2, pea_aphid_22Mar2018_4r6ur, whole genome shotgun sequence genome encodes the following:
- the LOC103308754 gene encoding uncharacterized protein LOC103308754, which produces MEKTVIKCTDCEATFTLKKNMYAHCRNIHKIEHLSKKPKMSQCHICDVKFVNKKCLFQHMKTFHNNSTNEKHTRIICPYDLCEEYLFTSLKLREHLCVKHNITVELEEITFDNLKEFETWKQKIEKETVSMYVLDTGAKKLFNGILKQYYFCHRSLNYRKSGNNLRLMKSMGSNKIGKTCPSKLETTIVETNGVASVKVKYWKTHCGHAQEIGRLKIDKENRAMIAGSLFIYI; this is translated from the exons ATGGAGAAAACTGTAATTAAATGTACAGATTGTGAAGCaacatttacattaaaaaaaaatatgtatgctCATTGCCGTAACATTcacaaaattgaacatttaagcaaaaaaccaaaaatgtctCAATGTCATATTTGTGATGTAAAATTTGTGAATAAAAAGTGTTTATTCCAACACATGAAAACATTTCACAATAATTCTACAAATGAAAAACATACTAGAATAATATGCCCTTATGACTTATGTGAGGAATACTTATTTACATCTCTCAAATTAAGAGAACACTTGTGtgttaaacacaatattacagTAGAGCTGGAAGAGATaacttttgataatttaaaag aatttgaaaCATGGAAGcaaaaaatagaaaaagaaaCAGTTTCGATGTACGTATTAGATACTGgagcaaaaaaattgtttaatggaattcttaaacaatattatttttgtcatcgcTCATTAAATTATCGAAAATCaggaaataatttaagattaatgAAGTCGATGGGAAGcaataaaattggtaaaacTTGTCCGTCAAAACTTGAAACAACAATAGTAGAAACTAATGGAGTTGCTTCAGTCAAAGTAAAATACTGGAAAACGCACTGTGGGCATGCTCAAGAAATTGGTCGATTGAAGATTGATAAAGAGAATAGAGCAATGATTGCAGgttctttatttatatacatataa